The following coding sequences lie in one Streptomyces xiamenensis genomic window:
- a CDS encoding TetR/AcrR family transcriptional regulator translates to MVQPRKSPRQQRSRETVEVILEAAAQLFQRYDYAATTTNKVAERAGVSIGSLYQYFPNKDGLLTALAREHLRAAATELDGLLAAATARRLPLRALLEELVGGVVALHTERPALHRLLFDQTPRTAETVAELRDFEQRAAAGLAAQVRRLGAGGDAPEFTALLAVQGIEAQVHGAVLAPADDRPMAERARSVVDLWERALAPEGRGRG, encoded by the coding sequence ATGGTCCAGCCCCGTAAAAGCCCACGTCAGCAGCGGTCCCGGGAGACCGTCGAAGTGATTCTGGAGGCGGCGGCTCAGCTTTTCCAGCGGTACGACTATGCCGCGACGACCACCAACAAGGTCGCCGAGCGGGCCGGGGTGTCCATCGGTTCGCTGTACCAGTACTTCCCCAACAAGGACGGGCTGCTGACCGCGCTCGCCCGGGAGCACCTGCGCGCCGCGGCCACCGAACTGGACGGGTTGCTGGCGGCGGCGACCGCCCGGCGGCTGCCGTTGCGGGCGCTGCTGGAGGAACTGGTGGGCGGAGTGGTGGCACTGCACACCGAACGGCCGGCGCTGCACCGGCTGTTGTTCGATCAGACGCCCCGTACCGCTGAAACCGTGGCGGAGCTGCGGGACTTCGAGCAGCGGGCAGCGGCCGGGCTGGCCGCCCAGGTGCGCCGGCTGGGAGCCGGCGGGGACGCACCGGAGTTCACGGCGCTGCTGGCGGTGCAGGGCATCGAGGCCCAGGTGCACGGTGCGGTGCTCGCCCCCGCTGACGACCGGCCGATGGCGGAGCGGGCGCGGTCGGTGGTGGATCTGTGGGAACGGGCCCTGGCGCCCGAGGGACGGGGGAGAGGTTGA
- a CDS encoding CPBP family intramembrane glutamic endopeptidase, with product MLSDLLAYALRILPGLGLLAFCYLLTRPLGDPLPRIAVLILGFVLVRDAMTPAGLWHIGTAGAVPWLRFTPDPALLVVCGTLTLATTALILRTDHRLAALVPWGRADLRTLGWGLGGGLLAAAPVLALAAARPLEERGGSVALSLLPALAFFALAGNLAEEVLFRGLLQTRLEAVTGHTRATLLSAALFAACHIFLASTVTDVGWPLLAFTLYEGLICAHLRNHHGVLAAALAHALAIFLLSSALL from the coding sequence GTGCTCTCCGATCTGCTCGCCTATGCCCTCCGGATCCTGCCGGGTCTTGGCCTGTTGGCCTTCTGCTACCTGCTGACCCGCCCCCTGGGCGACCCGCTGCCCCGGATCGCGGTCCTGATCCTCGGCTTCGTCCTCGTCCGGGACGCCATGACCCCGGCCGGGCTGTGGCACATCGGCACCGCCGGGGCCGTCCCCTGGCTGCGGTTCACCCCCGACCCGGCGCTGCTCGTGGTGTGCGGCACCCTGACGCTCGCCACCACCGCGCTGATCCTGCGCACCGACCACCGCCTGGCGGCGCTGGTCCCCTGGGGCCGGGCGGACCTCCGCACCCTGGGCTGGGGCCTCGGCGGCGGGCTGTTGGCCGCTGCCCCGGTGCTGGCCCTGGCCGCGGCCCGGCCGCTGGAAGAACGCGGTGGATCGGTTGCCCTGTCCCTGCTGCCCGCCCTGGCGTTCTTCGCGCTGGCGGGCAACCTCGCCGAGGAGGTGCTGTTCCGCGGCCTGCTCCAGACCCGTCTGGAAGCCGTGACCGGCCACACCCGCGCCACGCTCCTGTCGGCCGCGCTCTTCGCCGCCTGCCACATCTTCCTCGCCTCGACGGTGACCGACGTGGGCTGGCCCCTGCTGGCCTTCACCCTGTACGAGGGCCTGATCTGCGCCCACTTGCGCAACCACCACGGTGTCCTCGCCGCCGCCCTGGCCCACGCCCTGGCGATCTTCCTCCTGAGCAGCGCGCTGCTGTGA
- a CDS encoding ArsR/SmtB family transcription factor, whose amino-acid sequence MTGSIDNASDDDRVFKALSSPVRRRMLDALKASTHTTGSLCALFPELDRTTVLQHLRVLERAELVTGRKSGRERHLALAPLPIKRIHDRWISGYMQAAVHLLDDLDGD is encoded by the coding sequence ATGACAGGGTCGATCGACAACGCCTCCGACGATGACCGCGTGTTCAAGGCGCTGTCCTCACCGGTGCGCCGGCGGATGCTCGACGCGCTGAAGGCCTCCACCCACACCACGGGATCGCTGTGCGCGCTGTTCCCCGAGCTCGACCGCACCACGGTGCTCCAGCACCTGCGCGTGCTGGAGCGGGCGGAACTGGTCACCGGCCGCAAATCGGGCCGGGAGCGTCACCTCGCCCTGGCCCCGCTCCCGATCAAACGCATCCACGACCGCTGGATCAGCGGCTACATGCAGGCCGCCGTCCATCTGCTCGACGACCTGGACGGTGACTGA
- a CDS encoding SRPBCC family protein yields the protein MTNEPVAELSFTVSGRVARPCAEAYEAVADPEQLSRYFTTGGAKGRLEAGAQVEWDFADFPGAFPVTVIEADPPHRLVIEWGAEASVSKSGTTRVTFEFEPIDGGSRTLVTITETSWLATPDGAKAAFGNCEGWTGMLAALKVWLEHGINLREGFYR from the coding sequence ATGACGAACGAACCGGTTGCCGAGCTGTCCTTCACCGTCTCCGGACGGGTCGCGCGTCCGTGTGCGGAGGCGTACGAGGCCGTAGCGGATCCGGAGCAGCTCTCGCGATACTTCACCACGGGCGGGGCGAAGGGCCGCCTGGAAGCAGGTGCGCAGGTCGAGTGGGACTTCGCCGATTTCCCCGGCGCCTTCCCCGTCACGGTCATCGAGGCCGACCCTCCCCACCGCCTCGTCATCGAATGGGGTGCCGAGGCGTCCGTGAGCAAGAGCGGCACCACCCGCGTCACCTTCGAGTTCGAGCCCATCGACGGCGGCTCCCGGACGCTGGTGACGATCACCGAGACCTCCTGGCTGGCCACCCCGGACGGCGCCAAGGCCGCGTTCGGCAACTGCGAGGGGTGGACGGGCATGCTCGCCGCGCTGAAAGTCTGGCTGGAGCACGGCATCAACCTGCGCGAGGGCTTCTACCGGTGA
- a CDS encoding DUF899 domain-containing protein, producing MSARQNRPAIVDRATWNDARGVLLQQEKALTRMKDAISAGRRRMPMVEVRPDYAFDGPEGTVTLLDLFEGRQQLIVQHFMFAPEWREGCDGCSMMAEHIGPLSHLHARRTSFALTSRAPLPRLRAFRDRMGWDLPWYSTIGDRFNTDFGATVEGEERQAISVFLTEGERVFHTWSTQARGEEPFMLVFDLLDLTPFGRQEDWENSPAGTPQEPAYSWMRLSDSYTGTERSCSCPSGSDGTCAPYQISPGVPPG from the coding sequence GTGAGCGCGCGGCAGAACCGGCCCGCGATCGTCGACCGCGCCACCTGGAACGACGCCAGGGGTGTCCTGTTGCAGCAGGAGAAAGCGCTGACCCGGATGAAGGACGCGATCAGCGCGGGCCGTCGCCGGATGCCGATGGTCGAGGTGCGTCCGGACTACGCCTTCGACGGGCCCGAGGGCACCGTCACGCTGCTCGATCTCTTCGAGGGGCGCCAGCAGCTCATCGTGCAGCACTTCATGTTCGCGCCCGAGTGGCGGGAAGGATGTGACGGCTGCTCGATGATGGCCGAGCACATCGGGCCGCTGTCCCACCTTCACGCCCGCCGCACCTCGTTCGCACTCACCTCCCGCGCGCCCCTGCCACGCCTACGGGCCTTCCGCGACCGCATGGGGTGGGACCTGCCCTGGTACTCGACCATCGGCGACCGGTTCAACACCGACTTCGGAGCGACCGTCGAGGGTGAGGAGCGCCAGGCGATCAGTGTGTTCCTCACCGAAGGGGAACGCGTCTTCCACACCTGGTCCACCCAGGCCCGCGGGGAAGAGCCCTTCATGCTGGTGTTCGACCTCCTGGACCTCACCCCCTTCGGACGGCAGGAGGACTGGGAGAACTCGCCGGCAGGCACGCCCCAGGAACCCGCCTACTCCTGGATGCGGCTGAGCGACAGCTACACCGGCACCGAGCGCTCGTGCTCGTGTCCGAGCGGATCGGACGGCACTTGCGCCCCCTACCAGATCAGCCCGGGGGTTCCTCCAGGGTGA
- a CDS encoding ABC transporter ATP-binding protein has protein sequence MRHADEPAAILTADSVTQTFITPGGRAVPVLDGVSFRLADGEIVALLGKSGSGKSTLLRCAAGLITPSSGTVHRRGSVAMVFQSFALLPWLTVRQNVELGLQARGVAPAERRRRALEAIDMIGLDGFEGAYPRELSGGMRQRVGFARALVVEPDALLMDEPFSALDVLTAENLRSELLSLWEGHTAPVKAILLVTHNIEEAVLLADRVLVLSDNPGRIRAEFTVELARPRDRHGARFEDLVDAVYDVLTGRGEPAATPPPVPTPISSPLPRASVGGMAGLLEILAARGGEDGLAEIAEALTFEIDDLLPLVDAAVLLGLARTAHARIELTSAGHEFTAAGILRGKELFSRHALERAPLVRAIAQALRTAPGHTLREDFFLDLLHRGFTPEEARTQLGIAIDWGRYAELYDYDSDNATLTLEEPPG, from the coding sequence ATGCGCCACGCGGACGAGCCCGCCGCGATCCTGACCGCGGACTCCGTCACCCAGACCTTCATCACTCCCGGCGGTCGCGCCGTCCCGGTGCTCGACGGGGTCAGCTTCCGGCTCGCGGACGGCGAGATCGTGGCGCTGCTCGGCAAATCGGGCTCCGGCAAGTCAACCCTGCTGCGCTGCGCGGCCGGACTGATCACCCCGTCCTCGGGAACGGTCCACCGGCGCGGGAGCGTGGCGATGGTGTTCCAGTCCTTCGCGCTGCTGCCGTGGCTGACGGTGCGGCAGAACGTCGAACTCGGTCTTCAGGCCCGGGGCGTGGCGCCCGCAGAACGCCGCCGACGGGCGCTGGAGGCCATCGACATGATCGGCCTGGACGGCTTCGAGGGCGCCTACCCGCGCGAACTGTCCGGCGGCATGCGCCAGCGCGTCGGCTTCGCCCGGGCGCTGGTGGTCGAACCGGACGCGCTGTTGATGGACGAACCCTTCTCGGCCCTCGACGTCCTCACCGCCGAGAACCTCCGCTCCGAACTCCTGTCGCTGTGGGAGGGCCACACCGCGCCGGTGAAGGCGATCCTGCTCGTCACCCACAACATCGAGGAAGCGGTGCTGCTCGCCGACCGGGTGCTGGTGCTCTCCGACAACCCTGGGCGCATCCGCGCCGAATTCACCGTGGAACTGGCCCGCCCCCGCGACCGGCACGGCGCGCGCTTCGAGGACCTGGTGGACGCGGTGTACGACGTCCTCACCGGCCGCGGTGAACCCGCCGCCACCCCGCCACCGGTCCCGACCCCCATCAGCAGTCCGCTGCCACGCGCCTCGGTCGGCGGCATGGCGGGCCTGCTGGAGATCCTCGCCGCGCGCGGCGGCGAGGACGGCCTCGCCGAGATCGCCGAGGCCCTCACCTTCGAAATCGACGACCTGCTGCCCCTGGTGGACGCGGCCGTCCTGCTCGGCCTCGCCCGCACGGCCCACGCCCGGATCGAACTCACCTCCGCCGGCCACGAATTCACGGCGGCCGGCATCCTGCGCGGCAAGGAACTCTTCTCCCGCCACGCCCTGGAACGTGCCCCGCTCGTCCGCGCGATCGCCCAGGCCCTGCGTACCGCCCCCGGCCACACGCTGCGCGAGGACTTCTTCCTGGACCTCCTGCACCGCGGCTTCACCCCCGAGGAGGCCCGGACCCAACTCGGCATCGCCATCGACTGGGGCCGCTACGCGGAGCTGTACGACTACGACAGCGACAACGCCACCCTCACCCTGGAGGAACCCCCGGGCTGA
- a CDS encoding ABC transporter permease: MPAAAPAMLCCVMANGGGGSGRVRGFPTHGVWRRPGLRWTDALVAAALLGLLYGVLRLAPALDAPFLPDTAPSTVSTDPVHLPYYAARSLLRMFAALVLSVLFTLVYATVAARVRRAERVMLPVLDILQSIPVLGFLSITGTAFLRLFPGSVLGLECAAVFAIFTAMAWNMTFALYASLVSQPADLDAAARLMRLTRWQRFWRLDVPGGMIPLIWNGMMSFGGAWFFLAASESLSVLGHRYALPGLGSYAATAIRAGDLGQVGLAIAVTAVLVIGVNALFWRPLTVWSERFRMDEVPPAERVTSRSLVLDILRRSAVPGLLARPLRPAATALDHATRPLGRTPRAAAGPAPRTRGGPRVLLPGAAAVLAALAGWRALAYLHDTVGLGELGHALGLGALTLSRVVVLVAVATLVWVPIGVWIGLNPPVTRFAQPVIQVLAAFPANLLFPFAAAVFLTWHIPLNLGAVLLMALGAQWYILFNVIAGAAAIPADLREATASLGVRGAVRWRTFLLPAVFPAYVTGGITAAGGAWNASIVGEVVQYGDHTLTATGLGAYITEATANGEVPKILLGISVMALYVVAVNRLLWRRLYALAETRYRL, encoded by the coding sequence GTGCCGGCAGCGGCTCCGGCGATGCTGTGCTGTGTGATGGCGAACGGCGGCGGCGGGAGCGGCCGGGTACGCGGCTTCCCCACCCACGGGGTCTGGCGGCGCCCCGGGCTGCGCTGGACGGACGCGCTGGTCGCCGCCGCGCTGCTGGGCCTGCTGTACGGAGTGCTGCGGCTGGCCCCAGCCCTCGACGCGCCGTTCCTGCCGGACACCGCGCCCAGCACCGTCTCCACCGACCCCGTCCATCTTCCGTACTACGCGGCCCGCTCGCTGCTGCGGATGTTCGCCGCCCTGGTCCTGTCCGTGCTGTTCACCCTGGTGTACGCCACGGTCGCCGCCCGGGTCCGACGGGCCGAACGCGTCATGCTCCCCGTCCTGGACATCCTCCAGTCCATCCCGGTGCTCGGCTTCCTGTCCATCACCGGCACCGCGTTCCTGCGGCTCTTCCCCGGCTCCGTCCTCGGCCTGGAGTGCGCCGCCGTCTTCGCCATCTTCACCGCCATGGCGTGGAACATGACGTTCGCCCTCTACGCCTCCCTCGTCTCCCAGCCCGCCGACCTGGACGCGGCGGCCCGGCTCATGCGGCTCACCCGCTGGCAGCGGTTCTGGCGCCTGGACGTCCCCGGCGGCATGATCCCGCTGATCTGGAACGGCATGATGAGCTTCGGCGGCGCCTGGTTCTTCCTCGCCGCCTCCGAATCCCTCTCCGTCCTGGGCCACCGCTACGCCCTGCCCGGCCTCGGCTCGTACGCCGCCACCGCCATCCGCGCCGGCGACCTGGGGCAGGTCGGGCTCGCCATCGCCGTGACGGCGGTCCTGGTCATCGGCGTCAACGCCCTGTTCTGGCGCCCGCTCACGGTGTGGTCGGAACGCTTCCGGATGGACGAGGTCCCGCCCGCCGAACGCGTCACCTCCCGCTCCCTGGTGCTCGACATCCTGCGCCGCTCCGCCGTCCCCGGCCTGCTGGCCCGTCCGCTGCGCCCGGCCGCCACCGCCCTGGACCACGCCACCCGCCCGCTGGGCCGCACCCCGCGCGCCGCCGCCGGGCCCGCACCCCGTACCAGGGGCGGCCCGCGCGTCCTGCTGCCCGGCGCCGCCGCCGTGCTCGCGGCGCTCGCCGGCTGGCGGGCCCTCGCCTATCTGCACGACACGGTCGGGCTCGGCGAACTCGGGCACGCCCTGGGCCTGGGCGCGCTCACCCTGTCCCGGGTCGTGGTCCTGGTGGCCGTGGCCACCCTCGTCTGGGTCCCCATCGGCGTCTGGATCGGCCTGAACCCGCCCGTGACCCGCTTCGCCCAGCCCGTCATCCAGGTGCTGGCGGCGTTCCCCGCCAACCTGCTCTTCCCGTTCGCCGCCGCCGTCTTCCTCACCTGGCACATCCCGCTCAACCTCGGCGCCGTCCTGCTGATGGCGCTGGGCGCCCAGTGGTACATCCTCTTCAACGTCATCGCCGGTGCCGCCGCCATCCCCGCCGATCTGCGGGAGGCGACCGCGAGCCTGGGCGTACGGGGAGCGGTGCGCTGGCGGACCTTCCTGCTGCCGGCCGTCTTCCCGGCCTACGTCACCGGGGGCATCACCGCCGCCGGCGGCGCCTGGAACGCGTCCATCGTCGGCGAGGTCGTCCAATACGGCGACCACACGCTGACCGCCACCGGCCTCGGCGCGTACATCACCGAGGCCACCGCGAACGGCGAGGTCCCCAAGATCCTGCTCGGCATCAGCGTGATGGCCCTGTACGTCGTCGCCGTCAACCGTCTGCTGTGGCGCAGGCTGTACGCACTCGCCGAAACCCGCTACCGCCTGTGA
- a CDS encoding FAD-binding and (Fe-S)-binding domain-containing protein: protein MTTERQPVRDPRPADFSGLDLRRLEAELRERVDGEVRFDPGSRGAYATDASNYRQVPIAVVVPRTVDAGAEAVAVCAAHGAPVLSRGGGTSLAGQCTNVAVVLDWTKYCHRLVSVDPQARTCVVEPGIVLDELNRQLAPHGMQFGPKPATHTHCTLGGMIGNNSCGASAQKYGKTVDNVRRLEVLTYGGCRLWAGPTDDQRYADILAAGGEAARLYRGARELADTYADDIRAGYPAIPRRVSGYNLDSLLPEQGFDLARALVGSESTLVTVLHAELDLVPVEAADALVVLGYPDICAAADDVPRLLDHCDPLQLEALDDRMAQLMREEHVHSESLALLPAGQSWLFVQLGGESRQDADSKARALLDALGLAEDDARVAISDDPAREQRFLQAREAGLGVTARPPDGRETWEGWEDSAVAPERLGDYLRDLKSLFAEFGYDHPSLYGHFGHGCVHTRIPFGLKNEPGVAAFREFMVRAADLVHSYGGSLSGEHGDGQARGELLTRMFGERLVGAFTEFKALFDPDNRMNPGKIVSPQPAGGPHPIDGQLRLGPLWQPHETPEQHFDYPDDEHSFRRSVMRCVGIGNCRSHEGGVMCPSYRATGEEEHSTRGRSRLLFEMLNGHADSAITDGWRSTAVRDALDLCLACKGCKSDCPTGVDMATYKAEFLSQHYAGRLRPAAHYALGWLPLWARAAQLSPRAANALLHAPGLSRAGKRLAGVTAEREAPLFAEESFLSWWRRRASPEPAPGDPRAVVLWPDTFSTYFHPHVAQAAVAVLEHAGLRVALPSRPVCCGLTWISTGQLGRARRVLRSTVDTLRPWLAAGTPIVGLEPSCTAVFRADAPEMFSQNEDVQRLAQSTVTLSEALLRHAPDNWQPPSVARSALVQTHCHQHAVLGQDPDRELMRRAAIDADIPDAGCCGLAGNFGFERGHHDVSMACAERELLPAVRRAPAEALILADGFSCRTQIDTSDTGRRAMHLAEALALALPGATPAPRERPERAAAPRTARRGLDTGLITAAALAAASAAALGTARRLTRRR from the coding sequence ATGACCACGGAACGGCAGCCCGTACGGGACCCTCGGCCCGCGGATTTCAGCGGACTCGACCTGCGGCGACTGGAAGCGGAACTGAGAGAACGCGTCGACGGGGAGGTGCGCTTCGACCCCGGCAGCCGCGGGGCCTACGCCACCGACGCCTCCAACTACCGGCAGGTGCCGATCGCGGTCGTCGTTCCCCGCACGGTGGACGCGGGGGCCGAGGCGGTCGCGGTGTGCGCCGCGCACGGCGCGCCGGTGCTCTCCCGGGGCGGTGGCACGAGCCTGGCCGGGCAGTGCACCAACGTCGCCGTCGTGCTCGACTGGACCAAGTACTGCCACCGCCTGGTCTCCGTCGACCCCCAGGCCAGGACCTGTGTCGTGGAACCAGGCATCGTTCTCGACGAACTCAACCGGCAACTCGCCCCGCACGGAATGCAATTCGGCCCCAAACCGGCCACCCACACGCACTGCACCCTCGGCGGCATGATCGGCAACAACTCCTGCGGCGCCTCCGCGCAGAAATACGGCAAGACCGTCGACAACGTCCGCCGCCTGGAGGTCCTCACCTACGGCGGCTGCCGACTGTGGGCCGGGCCGACCGACGACCAGCGGTACGCGGACATCCTGGCCGCCGGTGGCGAAGCCGCCCGCCTCTACCGGGGAGCCCGTGAACTCGCCGACACCTACGCGGACGACATCCGGGCCGGCTACCCCGCCATCCCGCGCCGCGTCTCCGGCTACAACCTCGACTCACTCCTCCCCGAGCAGGGCTTCGACCTGGCCCGTGCCCTGGTCGGCAGCGAATCCACCCTGGTCACCGTCCTGCACGCCGAACTCGACCTGGTGCCCGTCGAGGCGGCCGACGCCCTGGTCGTCCTCGGCTACCCGGACATCTGCGCCGCCGCCGACGACGTACCGAGGCTGCTGGACCACTGCGACCCGCTGCAACTGGAGGCACTCGATGACCGCATGGCTCAGCTGATGCGCGAGGAGCACGTGCACAGCGAGTCACTGGCCCTGCTGCCCGCCGGGCAGAGCTGGCTGTTCGTCCAACTGGGGGGCGAGAGCCGTCAGGACGCCGACAGCAAGGCCCGGGCCCTGCTCGACGCGCTGGGCCTTGCCGAGGACGACGCACGGGTCGCGATCTCCGACGACCCGGCACGCGAACAGCGATTCCTCCAGGCGCGGGAGGCGGGCCTGGGGGTGACCGCCCGCCCGCCGGACGGCCGCGAGACGTGGGAGGGCTGGGAGGACTCCGCCGTGGCGCCCGAGCGGCTCGGCGACTATCTGCGGGACCTCAAGAGCCTGTTCGCCGAGTTCGGCTACGACCACCCCTCGCTCTACGGACACTTCGGCCACGGCTGCGTCCACACCCGCATCCCGTTCGGCCTGAAGAACGAGCCCGGGGTCGCCGCCTTCCGCGAGTTCATGGTCCGCGCCGCGGACCTGGTGCACTCCTACGGCGGCTCGCTCTCCGGCGAGCACGGGGACGGCCAGGCCCGCGGCGAACTGCTGACCCGGATGTTCGGCGAGCGGCTCGTCGGCGCCTTCACCGAGTTCAAAGCCCTGTTCGACCCGGACAACCGCATGAACCCCGGAAAAATCGTCTCCCCCCAGCCGGCCGGCGGCCCGCACCCCATCGACGGCCAACTGCGCCTCGGACCCCTGTGGCAGCCCCACGAGACCCCCGAGCAGCACTTCGACTACCCCGACGACGAGCACAGCTTCCGGCGATCGGTCATGCGCTGCGTCGGCATCGGCAACTGCCGTTCCCACGAGGGCGGCGTCATGTGCCCCTCCTACCGGGCCACCGGTGAGGAGGAACACTCCACCCGGGGCCGCTCCCGGCTCCTGTTCGAAATGCTCAACGGACACGCCGACTCCGCCATCACCGACGGCTGGCGCTCCACCGCCGTCCGCGACGCCCTGGACCTGTGCCTCGCCTGCAAGGGATGCAAATCGGACTGTCCCACCGGCGTGGACATGGCCACCTACAAGGCCGAATTCCTCTCCCAGCACTACGCGGGACGGCTTCGCCCGGCCGCCCACTACGCCCTGGGCTGGCTCCCCCTGTGGGCCCGCGCCGCCCAGCTCTCCCCACGCGCCGCGAACGCACTCCTGCACGCCCCCGGACTGTCCCGGGCCGGCAAACGGCTCGCCGGGGTCACCGCCGAACGCGAGGCACCGCTGTTCGCGGAGGAATCATTCCTGAGCTGGTGGCGCCGCCGCGCCAGCCCCGAACCGGCCCCCGGCGACCCCCGGGCCGTCGTCCTGTGGCCGGACACCTTCAGCACCTACTTCCACCCGCACGTCGCCCAGGCCGCCGTCGCCGTACTGGAACACGCGGGACTGCGCGTCGCCCTCCCCAGCCGCCCGGTGTGCTGCGGACTGACCTGGATCTCCACCGGCCAACTCGGCCGCGCCCGCCGGGTCCTGCGCTCCACCGTCGACACCCTGCGGCCCTGGCTGGCGGCCGGCACCCCGATCGTCGGCCTGGAACCTTCGTGCACCGCCGTCTTCCGGGCCGACGCTCCCGAGATGTTCAGCCAGAACGAGGACGTCCAGCGCCTGGCCCAGTCCACCGTCACCCTCTCAGAGGCCCTGCTGCGCCACGCCCCGGACAACTGGCAGCCCCCGTCCGTCGCCCGCTCCGCGCTGGTACAGACCCACTGCCACCAGCACGCCGTCCTCGGCCAGGACCCCGACCGCGAACTCATGCGACGGGCCGCCATCGACGCCGACATCCCCGACGCCGGCTGCTGCGGCCTGGCCGGCAACTTCGGCTTCGAACGCGGCCACCACGATGTCTCCATGGCCTGCGCGGAGCGCGAACTCCTGCCCGCCGTCCGCCGGGCGCCCGCGGAAGCCCTCATCCTGGCCGACGGCTTCAGCTGCCGTACCCAGATCGACACCTCGGACACCGGACGCCGGGCCATGCATCTTGCCGAGGCCCTCGCCCTGGCCCTGCCCGGCGCCACCCCCGCCCCCCGCGAACGGCCCGAACGCGCGGCGGCCCCCCGCACCGCCCGCCGCGGCCTCGACACCGGGCTGATCACCGCCGCCGCACTCGCCGCCGCAAGCGCGGCGGCCCTCGGCACCGCACGCCGGCTCACCCGTCGTCGCTGA
- a CDS encoding PP2C family protein-serine/threonine phosphatase, protein MTDTGIDIDYTAVFRRLPSMVALLTPELVYADVNEEYLRISGRTREQLVGRYVFDVFPDSPDNADAQGARNLHLSLQRVLATGERDSMALQRYDVQRADRPGVWEQRYWSPVNTPVLGPGGRVILLVHRVEEVTELIKLGGLPDGGRTRVLEAELYTRARELQEVNERLRRAHAREREVALALQEAMLPDPGDIGHHRAAVRYQPAVSALNVCGDWYDLVDLPGDRIGVAVGDVVGHGLRAAGVMGLLRSALSATSRVAEGPAQALDVLGLYARSVEGAENTTVVQVTVDWAGHVLTYSCAGHPPPALLRAHGAVEFLDGATDPPLGARLEHLPRPQERAAFTEGDTLVLYTDGLIERCREDIDVGFARLSEALTRHRDAHPERLADAILRDLLPPDGATDDTVLVVIRL, encoded by the coding sequence ATGACAGACACAGGGATCGACATCGACTACACGGCGGTGTTCCGGAGGCTGCCCAGCATGGTGGCGCTGCTGACCCCCGAACTGGTCTACGCGGACGTGAACGAGGAGTACCTGCGGATCTCCGGACGCACCCGCGAGCAACTGGTGGGCCGCTACGTCTTCGACGTGTTCCCCGACAGCCCGGACAACGCCGATGCCCAGGGCGCCCGGAACCTGCACCTCTCGCTCCAGCGGGTGCTGGCCACCGGGGAGCGGGACAGCATGGCGCTCCAGCGCTACGACGTCCAGCGCGCGGACCGGCCCGGTGTGTGGGAGCAGCGGTACTGGAGCCCCGTCAACACCCCGGTGCTCGGGCCCGGCGGCCGAGTGATCCTGCTGGTGCACCGGGTGGAGGAGGTGACCGAGCTGATCAAGCTGGGCGGGCTCCCCGACGGCGGCAGGACGCGCGTGCTGGAGGCAGAGCTGTACACGCGGGCCCGCGAGCTCCAGGAGGTCAACGAGCGTCTGCGCCGGGCCCACGCCCGCGAACGGGAAGTGGCCCTCGCCCTCCAGGAGGCGATGCTGCCCGACCCCGGCGACATCGGGCACCACCGTGCCGCCGTGCGGTACCAGCCCGCCGTCAGCGCCCTGAACGTCTGTGGCGACTGGTACGACCTGGTGGACCTGCCGGGCGACCGCATCGGGGTGGCCGTCGGCGATGTCGTGGGCCACGGGCTGCGCGCCGCCGGTGTCATGGGGCTGCTGCGCAGCGCCCTGAGCGCGACCTCCCGGGTCGCCGAGGGCCCCGCCCAGGCCCTGGACGTGCTGGGGCTGTACGCGCGCTCGGTCGAGGGCGCCGAGAACACCACCGTCGTTCAGGTCACCGTCGACTGGGCCGGCCATGTCCTCACGTACAGCTGTGCCGGTCACCCGCCGCCCGCCCTGCTGCGCGCCCACGGAGCCGTGGAGTTCCTCGACGGGGCCACGGACCCCCCGCTCGGCGCCCGACTCGAACACCTGCCCAGGCCGCAGGAGCGGGCGGCCTTCACCGAAGGGGACACCCTCGTCCTCTACACGGACGGTCTGATCGAGCGCTGCCGCGAGGACATCGACGTGGGATTCGCCCGTCTCTCCGAAGCCCTCACCCGCCACCGCGACGCCCACCCCGAGCGCCTCGCCGACGCGATCCTGCGTGACCTGCTCCCACCCGACGGAGCCACCGACGACACGGTCCTCGTGGTCATCCGGCTCTGA